Sequence from the Pseudomonadota bacterium genome:
TCCCCCGCCCGCTTGATGCGCACCCAGATAGTGCCCTCCTTGCCCTCGTAGGCATCGATGGCATTGTTGATCAGGTTGGTGAAGATCTGGCTGAACTTGCCCGCATCGCCCACGAGCGTGAGGTCGCGATCGCGCTCCGGCTCGAGCTCGACGGTGACGTTGTTCTTGCGCAGCTCGTGCTGGAGCAGCACGCGGATGTCGTCGATGGTCTGCACGGTATCGAATGCGCGCACCTCGACATTGGCGAGATCACGCGTCTGGGCCTTGACGCTGCGAACGAAGCGCGCCGCCTTCTGGATGGCCGAGCTCGCGATGTCAAGAGACTGACGCATCTCCTTCACGATCTCCTTGTAATCGTCAAGTGTCACCTCTGGTGAGTCGAACGACTGGGTGAGCTCGTTGGCCAGCTCATCCATGCTCTTGAGCGAATTGGCCACAGCACCGATCGGCGTATTGATCTCGTGCGCAATGCCCGCGGTGAGCTGTCCGAGGAACGCCATCTTCTCAGACGCCACGAGGGTCTCCTTGCTCACCTGAAGATCGCGATAGGCCGAGAACAGCTCGCGCGTTCGCTCCGAGACCTCGCTCTCGAGGTTTCGTGAGTACTCCTCGATGCGGCGATACAGGCGCGAGTTCACGATGGCGATGGCGGTCTGCTTGGCCAGCAATGAGAAATATCCCATATCGGCTGCGGTCACCGGACTGGCACTCGAACGTCCGGCGATGATTCCGCCGACAAGCTCGTGCTGCGAGAGCACCGGAGTGATGACAAGCGACTTCACCGACAGCTTCTCGAGAATGAGGCGCACCTCGTTGTCGAGACCCTCATCAGACACCGAGAAGGCGCACGGCAGATCGGTCTCCGCGCTCTGCTCCTTGATGCGGCGCGACAAGGTCGCGCTCAGCGCGTCCTTGACACGGGAGTCGCAGCCCTGCCAGGTGCGACAGGTGAGCTCGCTCTCTCCATCAACAGGCAGGTAGAGCAGCGCGCGATCGAATCCCATCTCCTTCGTCAGCGAAGTGGCCACGACTCTCAGCATCTGCTCGAGGCTGAAGGTCGCATTGATGAGGTTGCCGATCTTCTGCATCATGTAGAGCCGGTCGAGCTCGCTGTGGAGCGTGTCCTCCATGCGAAGACGCTCACGGTCCATGGACACGATGCGCCGCGTCAGCTGATCCATGTCTTGATTCTGATCGTCGAGCGTCGGAGGATCGATGGGTGAAGGGGCCAGACTCATTTCGCGTCGCCTTCCGTGCGGGCTCGCGCACCGGCGATGCCGGTCGCGCAGTGCGACCGACCCGAAGCGCGGCGATTGCTTCTGCGCGAGGCAGCCAACCGGGGCTCAGGCCTCGCCGAACGTGAGAACCACGATGGCGTCGTTTCGCAGCGACGAAGGACGAGCCTCGCCCTGTGCGCCTCCAGGTGCGATCTCGCCATAGCCATACATGCCGATCATGGGGATGCCCTCACCGAGGACCTCTCGGACGGCGCGCATCTCTTGCGCCGCCTCACGACCCATGACCTTTTCGCGTGCGAAGGAGGAAATCACCAAGGCCCCACGCACCGAGGCCCCAGAGAGACGGTCTTTCGCCTCAGTGGCCGCCTCTCGGGCCGACGCCAGAACGCCGTCGCGCGTGCCCATCATCAACCGGACCTGGGTGCCTGTCTCGATCTCTCCATTGCAGACGAGATGGCCCTCATCGGTGATCTCGATGGGATACCGCACCAGCGGCTCATGCTCGCCGTCGACCGCGAAGCCGAGCGGGTACACACCTGCCATTGCAGCGACAGGCCCGCTCTGGGCCGCGAGCATGCCATCTGCCAGATAGTCCTTGTAGAGCGCGACGGCGGCCTCCCCATCGATCTCTTCGAGCACGGAGCCGCTGGCGCGCGTGACCACGCGAGGTCGGCTGATGGGGGTGAAGCCGTGGCGAGAACCTGCGCCGAAGCGCAACGCCCCCCCAAGGAGAAGGCCCACCACGCTGTCCTTGAGCAGATAGCTGAGGCAGTACTGGGTGGTCTCGCGAAACGCGAGACCATCACCCGCGGCGCCTCCGACAATGGGAAAGGCCTCTCCTACAACCTTCTGCGCGCCGCGCACCACCGCGGACAGGTTGCCCCGAGATCCCTCACAGAACGTCAGCAGAAGCGAACCCGGCCCGCTCCCGGAGCCGAGGCGCCCGTCGAGGGCCTGTTGCGCCATGGCGCGCCCCGCCTCTTCGGGATCGGAAGACATCTTGTCACCCGCACCGGGGCGCACCTCGAGGCCGTCAGCGTGGAGAAGGAGAACGGCCACGGCGTTGCCCTTCGGCCCATCGACCACCAGGCTGCCGGCATCGGTGCAGCCGAGAATGGGCGTAGGCCCCACCGCGGAGCGAACGCCCTCAAGAAGCTCTGGCTTCGCATAGTCGGGGCTCGAGAAGATCAGCGCAAGATCGGCTGACTCATTGTCGATCTGGTGGAGGGCAAGGGTGGCTGCCTCGTGTCCGGCCTCGAATGCGTCTTTTACGTTGCTCCAGCTAGCTCCCGCTTTGACGCTCACGTCAGCTCCGCGCGACCTCCCGGTCTTCGAGCAGATGCTCGACGGAGAGCGGCTCCGCCGAGTTCACAGCATTGCGACCCTGCTCCTTCGAGACGTAGAGGGCTTGATCAGCGGATTCGAGCATTCGCTCGATCATGCGGGTCAACTGGGCGCGCTTGAGATTGGCCCGCTCCGCGGGAAAGCTCTGCAGGGTTGCCACTCCGCACGAGAGGGTAACCTTCACATCCGGAGGGGTGCCTTCGTAGGTGGTCGCCTCGACCTTGCGGCGAAGCCGTTCGAGAACCTCGGTTGCAATCTTGCGATCGGTGTGGGGCAGCGCGATGACGAACTCGTCGCCACCGAAGCGACCAACGAAGTCGTGCGACCGAACGCTCGACCGGATGACGTTGCTCACCGAGCGCAGGACGATGTCACCGGCGATGTGACCGTAGGTGTCGTTGACGCTCTTGAACTTGTCGACGTCGATGATGCAGAGCGAGATGGGATACTCGTAGCGACAGGCCTCGTGAACCTCGTCTTCCATGCGCTTGAAGAAGAAGTTCTTCAGGAAGGTCTTCGTCAGATCGTCTTCGGTGGCCATGCCGAAGAGACGGCGGTTCTCGAGCGCCTGAGAGGCCTGCATCGCGAAGATCTTCAGGAGCTCGACGTCGTACGTTTCCTCTGACTTGCGATCGAAGTAGATGACGCCGAGCGACTTGTTGCCCACCCGCAGCGGCACGAAGGTACGCGTGCCGTCTTCGACCACCTGCTCCTGCCCGATGGCGTCGTGCAAACGCTTGAGCAGCTCTTGATCGACTTCGTCGAGACAATCGAAGCTCTCGAAGCGGCCCGTGCCCGCAACGATCTTGAGCTCTTCGTCGTTCGAGATGACCGCGAATGAATCGGGGGTCTTGCCCCCCTCTGGGGGCAGGTTGAGCGCCCCGGGAAGCGCCGCCACGAAGCTGTGATACCCCCCGAGCAGCCCCTCCATCTGCTCGAGCACCCCTTTCAGGAGCTCCTCGAGGGTCTGCAGGTTGTACATCTCGGGGATGGCGTCGAGGATGTGACGCAGGCCGCGCTTGCCCTTGCTGATCGTGGAGATCTGGCGATACGACTTGAGCGACGCGTCGACCCAGATGAGCAGTTTCTCAGGCCCCTCGCTCTTGTCGTGATAGCCCTGGATGTCGAGGGCGTGGAGCATCTGACGCGGGGGCTTCTCAGAGGCGTACCCCGTCTGCAACAAGATCTGGGTCTCCTTGTTGAAGGGGCGGATGCGGGTCACGACCTCTTCGCCGGTCATGCCGGGCATGAAGTAGTCGAGTATCAGGAGGTGGGGCTGCCAGTTGCGCACCTTCTCGATGCCATCAGGGCCGTTGTTCGCGGTCTGGATATCGTGCCCATCTTTTTCGAGGAGCAGGCGCGTCGATTCGAGAACCTCGTCGGTGTCATCGACGATGAGGATCTTGTGACCAGACGCCTTTGCTTTCTGAACCAGTCGAGCCATCGTGAAGCGGAATCCTCCCAATCAACCGGAAGCCACTGTTTCCAAAGATTGGCGATACGGGTAACAGACTCCTGCACACCCACCGAGACGGGCTCGACAGGTGTCAGCCAGCCGTCGCTCCGAGACGGAGCAGCAGCGCGCGTGCCGCATTTCCCGCGTCCGGCCTGGCCGGCGTGTAGACGAGACAGACCCACTCCCCCTCCACGTCGACGTCACAGACCTCGAAGCCGTGCCCCAGCAGCACCTCGTCAAGGCCCGCCACGGCATCGACCCGGAGACCGCTCACCACGAAGACCCCGTCTGCCGTGAGCATCTGCGCAACCTGGGGCGCAATCTCGCAGACCACGTGCGGGAGGAGGTTTGCCGCCACCAGCCCCACCCGCCCGACAAGTCGACGCGACCACCCCACGAAGCTGTCGGCGTGCGCCGCCGTGATGACCCCGTCGAGGCGGTTCAGGCTCGTGTTCTCGCGTGTCGATCGCAGCGCGGCTTCCTCGATGTCGAACGCCATCACGCGCCCAGCCCCAAGCCTGCCCATGGCAAGCGCGAGAAGGCCGCTGCCTGTACCCACATCTACCGCGTTGACGCCCGGGCGCAGGTGACGCTCGAGGGCGCGCATGCACAGCCGTGTCGTCTCGTGCGCACCGTTTCCGAAGGCACGCGTCGGCGCCAGTTCGACGATCACGTGGTGCGGCTCGGCGGGGAAGTCGTGACCCGGGTCCTTGATCACCAGGCGCTCCCCCAGGACGGTGGGCGCCAGCACGGGCATGGGCTCGTCGAAGCACCACCCGCTTCCCCCCGCATCGGCCACGGGAGACGCGAACTGCACCCGTCGCACGCTGACACGCCTCGCCCCGGGCTCGTCCCTCGGCAGCGCTCGAACAGCGCTGCGCACATCCCCCACGAGGGCATCGGCGTCGAGGTTCCAGAGCACGTGCCCGCGAAGCCGCACACGTGCCGATGCGGCCGGCAGCTCGTGCAGCGTCTCCAGGCCGCGCTCTCTGAGCAGCGTCTCGGCGCGCTCGCGCAGCGACGCAGGGACATCAACGGTGATCTCGTTCCAGAGCATGCAGGCCCTTTTTCGCGCCGGGTCGGACATGCCCTGCCCTGTGGATCCGTGCGACTGCCCTCCCCTCACGAAGCGCCCACGGCTCCTTGAAATTCTTTCGCGACGCAGGAGAGGATTCGGCGCGAGGTGTCGAAGCAACCCTCGCCCGGTCGCGAAACCCGCCTCCTGCTGTCGCGGTCTGACAGAGCGAGCATCGAAGACCGCGTCACCAGGGCACGAGCGCTGGGCGCGCACAGTGCCCGGACCGAGCAGAGGAGCGTGCGACCGCACATGAGCATCGAAGACCACAGACCCGACAGGTCCCCGCAACCCCTGCCGCCCATCGCATGCCTGAGCCAGCGCGTGCGCAAGTTTGCCACAGCCATGGTTGGTCTCGCGCTGATGCTCCACCTCAGCGCGGCGTTGGCCGCACCCGCCAGCAAGAAGGCGCCCCCGAAGAAGCCCGCACCGGCCACAGGGAAGAGCAGCGGCGCGCTCGGCGGTGGAACGACCCCGAAGCCCGCCCCGAAGCCCACGCCCCAGGTCGTGGCGCTGGGCGCCGCGTTCACCTCGGCTGACCTCGACCGCGTCTTCGTGGGCAACCAGGCCGGTGTGCTGAAGATCTACGACAAGGACAAGAAGACGGTGCTGTTCGTCAAGGACGCCAACGGCACCGACATGCGCGGCGTCGACGGCACCCAGTGGGCGCCGATCGCCGACAAGCACCGCACCGCCATCTTCACCGCCCTGGGCATCGGCGACGCAGAGGCTGTGGCCGTGGCCCGCAAGATCATCGACGTCTTCCCCTCCATCAAGAACGGTCGCAGCGCAGTGGCCGTGCTCGGCGTGCTCGGCTCGCTCTCCGGAGAGCGCCTCCCGGCCGCCGAGGGCGTCGGTATCCGCCGCTT
This genomic interval carries:
- a CDS encoding GAF domain-containing protein, whose protein sequence is MSLAPSPIDPPTLDDQNQDMDQLTRRIVSMDRERLRMEDTLHSELDRLYMMQKIGNLINATFSLEQMLRVVATSLTKEMGFDRALLYLPVDGESELTCRTWQGCDSRVKDALSATLSRRIKEQSAETDLPCAFSVSDEGLDNEVRLILEKLSVKSLVITPVLSQHELVGGIIAGRSSASPVTAADMGYFSLLAKQTAIAIVNSRLYRRIEEYSRNLESEVSERTRELFSAYRDLQVSKETLVASEKMAFLGQLTAGIAHEINTPIGAVANSLKSMDELANELTQSFDSPEVTLDDYKEIVKEMRQSLDIASSAIQKAARFVRSVKAQTRDLANVEVRAFDTVQTIDDIRVLLQHELRKNNVTVELEPERDRDLTLVGDAGKFSQIFTNLINNAIDAYEGKEGTIWVRIKRAGEDVVIDVADNGCGISDANKKRLFKEMFTTKWQGKGTGLGTSIVYGLVTGAFGGTIGFESEVGKGTTFTVRMPRRSADEVKEAAVRQDDEAKRAMEARTSEEVSS
- a CDS encoding diguanylate cyclase; protein product: MARLVQKAKASGHKILIVDDTDEVLESTRLLLEKDGHDIQTANNGPDGIEKVRNWQPHLLILDYFMPGMTGEEVVTRIRPFNKETQILLQTGYASEKPPRQMLHALDIQGYHDKSEGPEKLLIWVDASLKSYRQISTISKGKRGLRHILDAIPEMYNLQTLEELLKGVLEQMEGLLGGYHSFVAALPGALNLPPEGGKTPDSFAVISNDEELKIVAGTGRFESFDCLDEVDQELLKRLHDAIGQEQVVEDGTRTFVPLRVGNKSLGVIYFDRKSEETYDVELLKIFAMQASQALENRRLFGMATEDDLTKTFLKNFFFKRMEDEVHEACRYEYPISLCIIDVDKFKSVNDTYGHIAGDIVLRSVSNVIRSSVRSHDFVGRFGGDEFVIALPHTDRKIATEVLERLRRKVEATTYEGTPPDVKVTLSCGVATLQSFPAERANLKRAQLTRMIERMLESADQALYVSKEQGRNAVNSAEPLSVEHLLEDREVARS